One Phycisphaera mikurensis NBRC 102666 DNA window includes the following coding sequences:
- a CDS encoding DUF427 domain-containing protein has product MQRPTPQPPGPGQESAWDYPRPPRLEPVGERLRIEFNGVAIADTTAGHRVLETSHPPVYYFPPRDLLPASIVDAGGGSFCEWKGRACYHDVVVGDRRLERVAWSYPNPTDRFAAIAGHLAFYCGPMDGCYVGSERATPQPGGFYGGWVTSRVVGPFKGEPGTEGW; this is encoded by the coding sequence GTGCAGCGCCCGACACCCCAACCGCCCGGGCCGGGGCAGGAATCGGCTTGGGACTACCCGCGCCCGCCGCGGCTGGAGCCCGTCGGCGAGCGGCTGCGGATCGAGTTCAACGGCGTGGCCATCGCCGACACCACCGCCGGCCACCGCGTGCTGGAGACGTCGCACCCGCCGGTCTACTACTTCCCGCCGCGGGACCTCCTGCCCGCGTCGATCGTCGACGCCGGCGGCGGCAGCTTCTGCGAGTGGAAGGGCCGGGCGTGCTACCACGACGTGGTCGTCGGCGACCGCCGGCTCGAACGCGTCGCGTGGAGCTACCCCAACCCGACGGACCGTTTCGCGGCCATCGCCGGGCACCTCGCCTTCTACTGCGGGCCGATGGACGGCTGCTACGTCGGGAGCGAGCGGGCGACGCCGCAGCCCGGCGGCTTCTACGGCGGCTGGGTGACGTCGAGGGTCGTCGGGCCCTTCAAAGGCGAGCCCGGCACGGAGGGCTGGTGA
- a CDS encoding PF20097 family protein, translated as MSDPHAPADEEEALRCPSCDGWQQAGFVAVSEGLLWLRNAEGPSDFAEAIPGTSAILKANRLPAWRCQRCELVTMRVGRDPRRRRATRKKTRLLETAFHEI; from the coding sequence GTGAGCGATCCCCATGCACCCGCGGACGAGGAGGAGGCGCTGCGGTGCCCCAGCTGCGACGGGTGGCAGCAAGCCGGCTTCGTGGCGGTGAGCGAGGGGCTGCTGTGGTTGCGGAACGCGGAAGGCCCTTCCGATTTCGCGGAGGCCATCCCGGGCACCTCGGCGATCCTCAAGGCGAACCGGCTGCCGGCCTGGCGCTGCCAGCGCTGCGAGCTCGTGACGATGCGGGTCGGCCGCGACCCGCGCCGGCGGCGGGCGACGCGGAAGAAGACGCGGCTGCTTGAGACCGCGTTCCACGAGATCTAA
- a CDS encoding glutamine synthetase: MPTAKSPLPPDFAFDEAAIAAAAERLRAAGVADALGVWTDVHGHPKAKVTPISCFEKLCRGAELYTVGAVEGLGLAGPHEDECAAVPDPATAVVCPWDKKKAWMHADLWHHGAPFAGDPRGILKRALDRAASMGLTFHLGIEPEFYVLREDAETGRLVPITSTRFEGPNACYDLRATVESDPFLAPMARHLEDLGWGLYSYDQECGRGQHEFDFGHADALTSADRLVFFRFLASEVARSIGAVAVFEPKPFADDFRSGAHFNMSLVDGNGVNLFDREARGTGDLAATHGLPLPDAAYHFTAGLLKHAAAITAVGCPAYNSYQGLIAQGALSDFSWAPVIQAYGDNNRSAMVRAPLNRPCIENRAVDVSVNPHLAAALMLHAGLDGIEQGLDPGSPFNTDLYRFDKQELRARGVHTLPPTLLHAIDAFEADPISELAFGSYKQTFLAFGHKRWERAFFAVDPPRAPAPAAG, from the coding sequence CCCGATTTCGCGTTCGATGAAGCCGCCATCGCGGCGGCCGCGGAGAGGCTCCGCGCCGCCGGCGTCGCCGACGCGCTCGGCGTGTGGACCGACGTCCACGGCCACCCCAAGGCGAAGGTCACGCCGATCTCCTGCTTCGAGAAGCTCTGCCGCGGGGCCGAGCTGTACACCGTCGGCGCCGTCGAGGGCCTCGGCCTCGCCGGCCCGCACGAGGACGAGTGCGCGGCCGTTCCGGACCCGGCCACGGCGGTGGTCTGCCCGTGGGACAAGAAGAAAGCCTGGATGCACGCCGACCTCTGGCACCACGGCGCGCCCTTCGCTGGCGACCCGCGGGGGATCCTGAAGCGCGCGCTCGACCGCGCCGCCTCGATGGGCCTCACCTTCCACCTCGGCATCGAGCCGGAGTTCTACGTGCTCCGGGAAGACGCCGAAACCGGACGGCTCGTGCCGATCACGAGCACGCGATTTGAGGGCCCCAACGCCTGCTACGACCTGCGCGCCACCGTCGAGAGCGACCCCTTCCTGGCGCCGATGGCCCGGCACCTGGAGGACTTGGGCTGGGGCCTGTACTCCTACGACCAGGAGTGCGGCCGCGGCCAGCACGAGTTCGACTTCGGCCACGCCGATGCGCTCACCTCCGCCGATCGCCTCGTCTTCTTCCGCTTCCTCGCTTCTGAGGTCGCTCGTTCGATCGGGGCGGTCGCGGTCTTCGAGCCCAAGCCCTTCGCCGACGATTTCCGCAGCGGGGCCCACTTCAACATGAGCCTCGTCGATGGCAACGGTGTCAACCTCTTCGACCGCGAAGCCCGCGGCACCGGCGATCTCGCCGCCACGCACGGCCTCCCGCTGCCCGACGCCGCGTACCACTTCACCGCCGGGCTGCTGAAGCACGCCGCCGCGATCACCGCCGTCGGCTGCCCCGCTTACAACAGCTACCAGGGCCTGATCGCGCAGGGCGCCCTGAGCGACTTCTCCTGGGCCCCGGTGATCCAGGCCTACGGCGACAACAACCGCAGCGCGATGGTCCGCGCCCCGCTCAACCGCCCGTGCATCGAGAACCGGGCCGTCGACGTCAGCGTCAACCCCCACCTCGCCGCCGCCCTCATGCTCCACGCCGGCCTCGACGGCATCGAGCAGGGGCTCGACCCCGGCAGCCCCTTCAACACCGACCTCTACCGCTTCGACAAGCAGGAGCTCCGGGCCCGCGGCGTCCACACGCTCCCGCCCACCCTCCTGCACGCCATCGACGCCTTCGAGGCCGATCCGATCAGCGAGCTGGCCTTCGGCAGCTACAAGCAGACCTTCCTCGCCTTCGGCCACAAGCGATGGGAGCGGGCCTTCTTCGCGGTGGACCCGCCGCGGGCACCCGCGCCCGCCGCCGGCTGA